Proteins found in one Neodiprion lecontei isolate iyNeoLeco1 chromosome 6, iyNeoLeco1.1, whole genome shotgun sequence genomic segment:
- the LOC107221028 gene encoding cytochrome P450 9e2 — translation MKEEWNSLWSAALAVLGLLGIFLGTHLWRNFTVLWYYKSFNVPYSKPVFIFGNMLPMVLKRKSFAKFIKDLYEEFPNAQYSGAFEFTNPVYVLRDTELIKSVTVKNFDHFPNHKPFVDSSMDPLLGGNLFSMTGERWKEMRSIVSPTFTSSKMRVMFELISKCADDFTDYLEKQPRPFTVEMKGLFTRYTNDVIATAAFGISVNSLENQENEFYLMGKDATDFSGLRAVKMFLFSWSPTLMRLLRQTFVSHKVATFFRNIVEDTISTRIKDGIVRPDLIHLLMQAKHKQGDEKLSIDEITAQAFIFFFAGFDTASTLMSFTCHQLAVHSDIQDKLIAEIDAAFEEEGGKLSYDKVSQLKYLDMVLNETLRYYPPAVFTDRLSDLEFELPPPNENGKPVIVKPGTRVWIPIYALHHDPQYFPDPEKFDPERFSPENKGSINPFAYMPFGVGPRICPGNRFALMETKIVLCCLLRKFHIRVGSKTHVPLVLNRKTPAMAAEHGFWLDLESRKPAVC, via the coding sequence ATGAAAGAGGAGTGGAATAGCTTGTGGTCGGCGGCCTTGGCTGTCCTTGGCTTACTTGGTATATTTTTGGGGACGCATCTATGGAGGAACTTTACAGTACTTTGGTATTACAAGAGTTTTAATGTGCCGTACAGCAAGCCAGTATTCATATTTGGCAACATGCTGCCGATGGTGCTGAAGAGAAAATCCTTCGCTAAATTCATCAAGGATTTATACGAAGAATTTCCGAATGCCCAGTACTCCGGTGCATTTGAATTCACAAATCCCGTCTACGTTTTGCGAGATACCGAACTGATAAAATCGGTTACCGTTAAAAACTTTGATCACTTTCCCAATCACAAACCCTTCGTGGACTCGTCGATGGATCCTCTTCTCGGTGGCAATTTGTTCTCCATGACAGGGGAACGTTGGAAGGAGATGAGGTCCATAGTTAGCCCGACGTTCACATCCAGTAAAATGCGCGTGATGTTCGAGCTGATATCAAAATGCGCGGACGACTTTACGGATTATTTAGAAAAACAGCCCCGCCCGTTTACCGTTGAAATGAAGGGTCTCTTCACGAGATATACGAACGACGTGATTGCCACGGCCGCATTTGGCATTAGCGTTAATTCTTTAGAGAATCAGGAGAACGAGTTTTACCTCATGGGCAAAGACGCCACAGACTTTAGCGGCCTGCGGGCTGTTAAGATGTTCCTGTTCTCCTGGAGTCCCACACTGATGAGGTTATTGAGACAGACCTTCGTCTCGCACAAAGTGGCAACATTTTTCCGCAATATAGTCGAGGACACGATATCCACGAGAATTAAGGATGGAATTGTCAGACCGGATCTGATTCATCTACTGATGCAGGCCAAGCATAAACAGGGAGACGAAAAACTCTCCATCGACGAAATTACAGCGCAGGcgttcattttcttcttcgccGGTTTCGACACCGCTTCGACACTGATGTCCTTCACCTGTCACCAGCTGGCCGTTCATTCCGATATTCAGGATAAACTGATCGCCGAGATCGACGCCGCGTTCGAAGAGGAGGGTGGCAAACTCTCTTACGACAAAGTCAGCCAACTCAAGTACCTCGATATGGTCTTGAACGAAACGTTGCGCTACTATCCGCCTGCTGTATTCACTGACCGTTTAAGCGACCTTGAATTTGAGTTGCCGCCGCCGAATGAGAATGGCAAACCGGTAATCGTCAAGCCCGGGACTCGAGTCTGGATTCCGATATACGCCCTTCACCATGACCCTCAATATTTCCCGGACCCTGAGAAGTTCGACCCGGAGAGATTCAGTCCGGAAAACAAGGGAAGCATCAATCCTTTTGCTTACATGCCATTCGGCGTCGGTCCCAGAATCTGTCCCGGAAACAGGTTCGCCCTGATGGAGACCAAGATCGTGCTTTGCTGTCTTTTAAGGAAATTCCACATTCGCGTCGGTTCCAAAACCCACGTTCCTCTAGTCCTCAACAGAAAAACCCCAGCCATGGCGGCCGAGCATGGATTTTGGTTGGATTTGGAATCGAGGAAACCGGCAGTTTGTTGA
- the LOC107221029 gene encoding uncharacterized protein LOC107221029: MRRKEVVTDDETESGESVEEEVTGSDESIPANSKKDQLFGIPNFEFSYKRLPKKCIKFSFLCVNGATFFSGITAFIISIWMLADTKLMSRLVGQRLFVTILLFVGLLTAGISFLGILSIVKKRRRFLTIVSLMIIYRLYGVCDYFRCTIC, encoded by the exons ATGAGACGCAAAGAGGTTGTGACCGACGATGAAACGGAGAGCGGAGAAAGTGTCGAGGAAGAGGTTACCGGGAGCGATGAATCTATACCGGCGAACTCCAAAAAGGATCAACTCTTTGGCATACCCAATTTCGAATTCTCTTACAAACGATTACCCAAGAAATGCATCAAATTCTCGTTCCTCTGCGTAAACGGTGCAACGTTC TTTTCAGGTATAACAGCCTTCATTATATCGATATGGATGCTGGCTGACACAAAATTAATGTCCAGACTTGTCGGTCAGCGACTTTTTGTAACGATACTACTTTTCGTCGGTCTGTTGACGGCCGGTATTTCTTTCCTGGGTATTCTGTCGATAGTAAAGAAAAGGAGAAGATTTTTGACCATCGTGAGTCTTATGATTATCTACAGATTATATGGAGTCTGCGATTATTTCCGTTGCACAATTTGCTAA